A portion of the Pomacea canaliculata isolate SZHN2017 linkage group LG13, ASM307304v1, whole genome shotgun sequence genome contains these proteins:
- the LOC112554133 gene encoding protein fem-1 homolog B-like: MGSEFTPEMITSLKGKVYVAARDGMAISIFAMLWNLDRHIVNDVLEHHTEEDGQRTTPLIIASRNGEEKVVQVLLSNFSVNIEQSGVVKFDGYVIEGATALWCAAGAGHFGVVKCLIEHGADVNHPTQTNSTPLRAACFDGRLDIVRYLIDHHADLTIANKYNNTCLMISCYKGHKEVVTYLLEKGANPDCKAHCGATALHFSSECGHVEIVKELIRFGASMLKNDHNMTPLTIAAECGKEEVVEYLISLPDCTREEKIDALELLGASFANDKENYNLQKAYHYLHLAMIERYRDPRRIIKKPKYLPVPAYENHIECQTLSELEGIEHKSGSIHMESLTIRERILGPDNPEVPHPIIFRGAVFADSARFDRCIALWLHAMELRQRNNRTISKDLLRFSQVFSQMVHLGVQLDFVHVEGVFSHAVMELERDMQRAHRDDDDKDTMTEIYQANIHTCLYLLVIAIKIFKSREEVERLHRLVYLFLKQRPALKNGYTPLHMAVDSATLVDDFHVNDIVKFPNYHLAIMLVDCGADVNARDQRGNTPLHIIVRYSEPISDFETLLQIMLVLIKGGAHMDICNHERRTPVQCTTTGVAEVILRQHNQLSLKCLAARIVREHNIPFQSYVPPFLEDFIQMH; encoded by the coding sequence ATGGGATCGGAGTTTACTCCAGAAATGATAACTTCTCTGAAGGGAAAAGTGTATGTTGCTGCTAGAGATGGAATGGCCATCAGTATTTTTGCAATGCTCTGGAACTTAGATCGGCATATCGTCAATGATGTTCTGGAACACCATACGGAAGAAGATGGTCAGCGTACAACCCCACTTATCATTGCCTCAAGGAATGGGGAGGAAAAAGTCGTGCAAGTACTGCTGAGTAATTTTAGCGTGAATATCGAACAGAGTGGTGTTGTGAAATTCGATGGCTACGTCATTGAAGGAGCTACGGCTCTGTGGTGTGCAGCTGGTGCAGGACATTTCGGTGTCGTGAAATGCCTGATTGAACACGGAGCAGATGTCAATCATCCGACACAGACTAACTCAACTCCGCTTCGTGCAGCTTGTTTCGATGGTAGGTTAGACATTGTGCGTTACTTAATCGACCACCATGCTGATTTGACAATTgcaaacaaatataacaatacTTGTCTGATGATATCTTGTTACAAGGGTCACAAGGAAGTGGTAACATACCTTCTTGAAAAAGGTGCCAACCCAGATTGTAAAGCACACTGTGGGGCAACAGCTTTACATTTCTCGTCAGAGTGTGGTCATGTGGAAATTGTGAAAGAATTGATTCGTTTTGGTGCATCAATGCTAAAAAATGATCATAACATGACACCACTGACCATAGCAGCAGAATGTGGAAAAGAAGAAGTTGTAGAATATCTCATATCCCTTCCAGACTGTACTAGAGAGGAGAAAATTGATGCTCTGGAACTTCTTGGGGCTTCTTTTgcaaatgacaaagaaaactacAATCTTCAGAAGGCATATCACTATCTTCACTTAGCAATGATTGAAAGGTATAGAGATCCCCgcagaataattaaaaaaccaaaGTATTTACCTGTTCCTGCATATGAAAACCATATAGAGTGtcagacactttcagaactTGAAGGCATTGAGCACAAAAGTGGTAGTATCCATATGGAATCATTAACAATTAGAGAACGAATTCTTGGTCCTGATAACCCAGAGGTTCCGCATCCAATAATATTCAGAGGTGCTGTCTTTGCAGATAGTGCACGATTTGATCGGTGTATAGCTTTATGGTTACATGCCATGGAACTACGTCAACGGAATAATCGCACTATATCAAAGGATTTACTACGTTTTTCTCAAGTATTTTCACAAATGGTACATCTGGGAGTGCAGCTTGATTTTGTGCATGTTGAGGGAGTATTTAGTCATGCAGTGATGGAGCTTGAACGTGATATGCAGAGAGCTCatagagatgatgatgataaagatacAATGACAGAAATATACCAGGCCAACATACATACTTGTCTGTATCTTTTGGTTATTGCCATCAAGATTTTTAAGTCAAGGGAAGAGGTTGAACGTTTGCATCGCTTAGTCTATCTGTTTTTAAAACAGCGGCCTGCACTCAAGAATGGCTATACACCATTGCACATGGCAGTGGACAGTGCTACACTTGTAGATGATTTTCATGTCAATGATATAGTGAAGTTTCCAAATTATCATTTGGCTATCATGTTGGTTGATTGTGGGGCAGATGTCAATGCACGTGATCAGCGAGGCAATACACCATTGCATATCATTGTTCGTTACTCAGAGCCCATCAGTGACTTTGAAACTTTGCTGCAGATCATGCTTGTATTGATTAAAGGTGGAGCTCATATGGACATATGCAATCATGAACGCAGGACGCCAGTACAGTGCACAACAACAGGGGTAGCAGAGGTTATACTGAGACAACATAACCAACTGTCATTGAAATGTCTTGCAGCTAGAATTGTCAGAGAGCACAATATCCCATTTCAATCATATGTACCGCCATTTTTAGAAGATTTTATACAAATGCACTGA